From Companilactobacillus heilongjiangensis, one genomic window encodes:
- a CDS encoding Fic family protein, which translates to MEEGKLPDGEYFRDKPVRIGTDLETVHRPPINERAIKDKLLSLIDFMNNESVPPIEKALVTHFMFENTHPFIDGNGRMGRYLLSQYLSKKIDPFTALSISSSIHSNQSKYYKIFKDADLYENRAELTFFIQKMMEIILEGQNSVLDKLNESLDMLKKYFAKLKEILKVDDTENNMEFNLLFVFIESKLFNVDSSLGVKDTALINMLYKTNTKMYKKIKVKESIQKYEDSGILIQINKSPLQHEIDLGKLFGDI; encoded by the coding sequence ATTGAGGAAGGAAAACTTCCAGATGGCGAATATTTTAGGGATAAACCAGTTAGAATCGGAACGGATCTAGAGACGGTTCATAGGCCTCCAATAAATGAGAGAGCTATTAAAGATAAATTACTGTCATTGATTGATTTTATGAATAATGAAAGTGTCCCACCTATAGAAAAGGCGTTGGTTACTCATTTTATGTTTGAAAACACACATCCTTTTATAGATGGAAATGGCCGTATGGGAAGATATTTGTTATCACAATATTTAAGCAAAAAGATTGATCCTTTTACAGCACTATCAATATCCAGCTCAATACATAGTAACCAATCCAAGTATTATAAGATATTTAAAGATGCAGACTTATATGAAAACAGAGCCGAGCTAACCTTCTTTATTCAAAAAATGATGGAAATTATTTTAGAAGGTCAAAATTCAGTTTTAGATAAATTAAATGAATCATTAGATATGCTTAAAAAGTATTTTGCCAAATTAAAGGAAATACTAAAAGTTGATGATACGGAAAACAATATGGAATTTAATTTATTATTCGTTTTTATAGAATCAAAATTATTCAATGTTGATAGTTCTTTGGGAGTAAAAGATACTGCATTGATAAACATGTTATATAAAACTAATACAAAAATGTATAAGAAAATTAAGGTTAAAGAATCCATTCAAAAGTATGAAGATTCTGGAATCCTAATACAGATAAATAAAAGTCCACTGCAACATGAAATTGATTTGGGCAAATTGTTTGGTGATATATAA
- a CDS encoding type I restriction endonuclease subunit R produces MSLETNELAFESNLIDYLVNLGGTKQWDYLPGIKTTDDLWQNFKTIVEQHNQDRLDGKLSDAEFKQIKVIIGQLETPYQAGQFLYGMNGISQVEVDLDNGKHVYLKIFDQDNIGAGDTIYQIVNQIERPAIIPGRKARRFDTTLLINGLPIIQIEEKADGHDAKEALNQMHQYIEENQYTDIFSTLQILVAITPHDSRYMANSTADKFNTDFAFRWQKADDNKPVFDWKEFANNMLSIPMSHQMATNYMILDGTPKHQMIKVMRPYQVYATQRVIRKIRQHTFGIDDPGVGYVWHTTGSGKTISSFKAAWLASRLPNVDKVVFLVDRVALTNQTVDEYKAYDPENTEESNGGVVTDTANRWVLERKLNKKGNGIIVTSTQKMDSMVRSSNFKQVNKNIVFIVDEAHRSTSGDMLKRIKDGFRKSAWIGYTGTPVFDTHPTTREVFGDLIHAYTIRDAIADGNVLGFKVDFETTLSDSVLRDQYLPAYFKSRYPSMSEQDIEMRIDDMADEDMDDTVEPSVYDNNPKHIELVVKDIIKNWKKRSRNGEYNALFTTHVGGGKASTPMAMEYYEEFKKQNANLENPLRVGITFSQDTSNSDKQLKNNESLREIMNDYNKKFGTSFDDTQVKDYTAQVVSRLNRTIDDGKYFDIVIVVDQLLTGFNAPQMNTLYVDRTLQGAALIQAYSRTNRVYDMQTKPFGRIVNYRWPHHTEVLMKKALAKYANRDSANIQLELPVIDDGVVIPPVEETKEELKKVVTQLADYSNDFTRVPDNDNKVKEMYSSLRKYNHLMSMIKQDDSYDEEHPEKVLGELGMSVDTEEVLTTTLKNEVKRRIAIMDHVDISQVDLQMEHVKAIRVNYDYLEELIADLMNQYHDDDLDSANKTATEIQNISDKVDDRKYAEQINQFTKDVLNGNISVNNYPVNQKDIKNLVSNHNDMRLRNDIFDYKKDWGLADIDSSQKINKIVLGHVKDADDLNINGVLDEIVKEGTTVYTTDAESSRVKKLSKIKYRTHLRRSFKEFADQMVEKY; encoded by the coding sequence ATGAGTTTGGAGACTAATGAATTGGCTTTCGAAAGTAATTTGATTGATTATTTAGTCAATCTAGGTGGAACAAAGCAATGGGATTATTTGCCGGGAATTAAAACCACAGATGATTTATGGCAGAATTTTAAAACTATTGTTGAGCAGCATAATCAGGACCGATTAGACGGAAAATTATCTGATGCTGAATTTAAACAGATAAAGGTTATCATCGGACAACTAGAGACACCGTATCAAGCGGGTCAATTTTTGTATGGGATGAATGGAATCTCACAAGTAGAAGTTGATTTGGACAATGGTAAACATGTTTATTTGAAGATTTTTGATCAGGATAATATTGGTGCTGGAGATACTATTTATCAGATCGTTAACCAAATCGAACGTCCGGCTATTATCCCTGGAAGAAAGGCACGTCGTTTTGACACTACATTATTAATTAATGGTTTGCCAATTATTCAGATTGAGGAAAAGGCTGATGGTCATGATGCTAAAGAGGCATTGAACCAGATGCATCAATATATTGAAGAAAATCAATACACTGATATTTTTTCGACATTGCAAATATTAGTAGCAATTACGCCACATGATAGTCGTTATATGGCCAATTCAACTGCCGACAAATTTAATACTGACTTTGCTTTCCGTTGGCAAAAGGCCGATGATAATAAACCTGTTTTTGATTGGAAAGAATTTGCTAATAATATGTTGTCGATTCCGATGTCACATCAAATGGCAACCAACTATATGATTTTGGATGGTACGCCCAAACATCAGATGATTAAAGTCATGCGTCCTTATCAAGTTTATGCAACTCAAAGAGTTATCAGAAAAATTCGTCAGCATACTTTTGGAATTGATGATCCTGGAGTTGGATATGTTTGGCATACTACTGGATCAGGTAAAACAATTAGTTCCTTTAAAGCTGCGTGGTTGGCTTCAAGATTACCAAATGTTGATAAAGTAGTTTTCTTGGTTGATCGTGTTGCATTGACGAATCAGACAGTTGATGAATATAAAGCATATGACCCTGAAAATACCGAGGAAAGTAACGGTGGAGTCGTAACTGATACAGCTAACCGTTGGGTTTTGGAAAGAAAACTTAATAAAAAAGGTAACGGAATTATTGTTACATCTACTCAAAAGATGGATTCAATGGTTAGAAGCAGTAATTTTAAGCAAGTTAATAAGAATATTGTATTTATTGTTGATGAAGCACACCGTTCTACTTCTGGTGACATGTTAAAACGAATCAAAGATGGTTTCAGAAAGTCAGCTTGGATTGGCTATACTGGTACACCGGTTTTCGATACGCATCCAACTACCAGAGAAGTTTTCGGTGATTTGATCCATGCTTATACAATTCGAGATGCAATTGCAGATGGCAATGTTCTAGGATTTAAAGTAGATTTTGAAACAACCTTATCGGATTCAGTTTTAAGAGACCAATATTTACCCGCTTATTTCAAATCTCGCTATCCATCAATGTCTGAACAAGATATTGAAATGCGAATTGATGATATGGCTGATGAAGATATGGATGATACTGTGGAACCATCAGTCTATGACAACAATCCTAAGCATATAGAACTAGTAGTTAAGGATATTATCAAGAATTGGAAGAAACGTTCTCGTAATGGCGAATACAATGCTTTGTTTACGACTCATGTGGGTGGCGGTAAAGCATCAACACCTATGGCAATGGAGTATTATGAAGAGTTTAAAAAGCAGAATGCTAATTTGGAAAATCCATTACGCGTTGGTATCACTTTTAGTCAGGATACTTCAAATAGTGATAAACAATTAAAGAATAATGAATCATTGCGTGAAATCATGAATGATTATAATAAGAAGTTTGGTACTAGTTTTGACGATACGCAAGTTAAAGACTATACGGCTCAAGTTGTTTCCAGATTGAATCGGACAATTGATGATGGAAAGTATTTTGACATTGTTATTGTTGTTGATCAATTATTGACTGGTTTTAATGCTCCTCAGATGAATACTCTATATGTTGATAGAACGTTACAGGGTGCGGCTTTAATTCAAGCCTATTCGAGGACTAATCGTGTTTATGATATGCAGACCAAACCGTTTGGACGTATTGTTAATTATCGCTGGCCACATCATACAGAGGTATTAATGAAGAAGGCTTTAGCCAAGTATGCCAATCGTGATTCGGCTAACATTCAATTAGAATTACCTGTTATAGATGATGGTGTAGTTATACCTCCAGTTGAAGAGACAAAAGAAGAATTAAAGAAGGTTGTTACACAATTAGCAGATTATTCGAATGACTTCACTAGAGTTCCTGACAACGATAATAAGGTAAAAGAAATGTACTCTAGCTTGCGAAAGTATAATCATCTTATGTCTATGATTAAGCAAGATGATAGTTATGATGAAGAACATCCAGAAAAGGTATTAGGCGAATTAGGGATGTCCGTTGATACAGAAGAGGTTTTAACAACAACCCTTAAAAATGAAGTTAAACGAAGAATTGCCATCATGGATCATGTCGATATTTCGCAAGTTGATTTACAGATGGAGCATGTTAAAGCCATTAGAGTAAATTATGATTACCTAGAGGAACTCATTGCTGATTTGATGAATCAGTATCATGATGACGACTTAGATTCAGCTAATAAAACGGCTACTGAAATTCAGAATATTTCTGATAAAGTAGATGACCGTAAATATGCTGAACAAATCAACCAATTTACTAAAGATGTTTTGAATGGCAATATATCGGTTAATAATTATCCAGTTAATCAAAAAGATATTAAAAACCTAGTATCTAATCACAATGACATGCGTTTAAGAAACGATATTTTTGATTACAAGAAAGATTGGGGACTAGCAGATATTGATTCTTCCCAAAAGATAAATAAGATTGTTTTAGGTCACGTTAAAGATGCTGATGATTTAAATATTAATGGTGTCTTGGATGAGATTGTTAAAGAGGGAACAACGGTTTATACGACAGATGCTGAATCATCAAGAGTTAAGAAATTATCGAAAATCAAATACAGAACCCACTTGAGAAGAAGCTTTAAAGAATTTGCTGATCAAATGGTTGAGAAGTACTAG
- a CDS encoding restriction endonuclease subunit S, translated as MDKRVPELRFKGFTDDWEQHKIGDFLKESRIKGSSGLTAKKLTVKLWGKGIVPKEDIYLGSTATQYYIRKEGQFMYGKLDFLHQAFGIVPSYLDGYESTLDSPSFDISKNLNPNFFLEYVSLEKFYKYQGSMANGSRKAKRIHPNIFFEMPILITKIDEQNKIGSIIEKLNLLIELHQKKLNLYEGIRKYMLQNLFPKDKANVPNVRFADFVGDWEQQLIGNLLNNLYNGQTPSRSDNLNWNGNISWLSSGELNKGTVLKTVEKITPEGKSEANLKIVPSGTFVMAITGLEAKGTRGNCAILGINTTLNQSCMALFPNKSKLISGFLFQWYMKFGDEYGIRYTQGTKQQSYNAELIKILPIKNPNITEQKVIVSLLTKLDELIKIQKRQLTLYENIKKYYIQKLFI; from the coding sequence ATGGATAAACGTGTGCCGGAGCTGCGTTTTAAAGGGTTTACTGATGATTGGGAACAGCATAAAATCGGAGATTTTCTCAAAGAGAGTAGAATAAAAGGATCCAGTGGACTTACAGCAAAAAAACTTACCGTTAAACTCTGGGGTAAAGGAATTGTACCCAAAGAAGATATATACCTTGGAAGTACAGCGACACAATATTACATTCGTAAAGAAGGCCAATTTATGTACGGCAAATTGGACTTCCTACATCAAGCATTTGGTATTGTCCCTTCTTATTTGGATGGTTATGAGTCCACTTTAGATTCGCCGTCTTTTGACATTAGTAAGAATTTAAATCCAAATTTCTTTTTAGAATACGTTTCACTAGAAAAATTTTATAAATATCAAGGAAGCATGGCTAATGGCTCAAGAAAAGCCAAACGTATCCACCCCAATATATTTTTTGAAATGCCAATATTAATTACAAAAATAGATGAGCAAAATAAAATAGGCAGTATTATTGAAAAACTGAATTTACTAATAGAACTACATCAAAAAAAGCTGAATCTGTACGAAGGGATAAGGAAGTACATGTTACAGAACCTTTTCCCTAAAGATAAGGCAAATGTTCCAAATGTTAGATTTGCTGATTTTGTTGGAGATTGGGAACAGCAACTCATTGGAAATCTACTCAACAATTTATACAACGGGCAAACTCCTTCTAGATCTGACAATCTCAACTGGAATGGTAATATAAGCTGGCTTTCTAGTGGAGAATTAAATAAAGGAACTGTCCTTAAAACAGTTGAAAAGATTACACCCGAGGGAAAATCAGAAGCTAACCTTAAAATTGTACCATCTGGTACATTTGTAATGGCCATTACGGGGTTAGAGGCAAAAGGAACACGGGGAAATTGTGCCATCTTAGGAATAAATACAACATTAAATCAATCTTGTATGGCATTATTCCCAAACAAATCTAAATTGATATCTGGATTTCTTTTTCAGTGGTATATGAAATTTGGCGATGAATACGGAATAAGATATACACAAGGAACTAAGCAGCAGAGTTACAATGCAGAATTAATTAAAATACTACCTATCAAAAATCCAAATATCACAGAACAAAAAGTAATAGTTTCTCTTTTGACAAAGTTGGATGAATTAATTAAAATTCAAAAAAGGCAACTAACGTTGTACGAAAATATAAAAAAATATTATATACAAAAGCTGTTTATTTAA
- a CDS encoding restriction endonuclease subunit S, with amino-acid sequence MIKKGEFAYNKSYSKGFPWGTIKRLNRYNMGVLSTLYIIFKPTNVDSNFLEKYYDTNYWHKEISMIATEGARNHGLLNIAPSDFFDSKLIIPVDKTEQYKVGNILKKLDELIDLYQNQLLMYESLKKYLLQNLFPSDEEKVPNVRFADFSGDWGKRKFSELYEKMIEKNDLSFNSSQIISVANMYYKSGQNTNSTEEYMKTYNIFLKGDIAYEGHKSKNFSYGRFVENDIGNGIVSHVFDVFRPKAKYDLYFWKYLINNENIMGYILRKVTTKATMMNNLVAKDFLKQKIKTPDYKEQENIGALLKQLDNFTELQEDRLLILKKTKKYYLQKLFI; translated from the coding sequence TTGATTAAAAAGGGAGAATTTGCATATAACAAATCGTATTCTAAAGGATTCCCTTGGGGAACTATCAAACGATTGAATCGATATAACATGGGCGTGCTATCTACTTTATACATTATCTTTAAACCAACAAATGTCGATAGCAATTTTTTAGAAAAGTATTATGATACAAATTATTGGCATAAAGAAATCTCCATGATTGCCACTGAAGGGGCAAGAAACCATGGACTATTAAATATAGCCCCATCTGACTTTTTCGATTCTAAGTTAATAATACCTGTAGATAAAACTGAACAGTATAAGGTAGGCAATATCTTAAAAAAGTTAGATGAATTAATAGACTTGTACCAAAATCAATTATTGATGTACGAAAGCTTAAAAAAGTATTTGTTACAGAATCTATTCCCTTCAGATGAGGAAAAAGTTCCTAATGTGCGATTTGCTGATTTTAGTGGAGATTGGGGTAAGCGTAAGTTTTCAGAACTTTATGAAAAAATGATAGAGAAAAATGACTTATCTTTTAATAGTAGCCAAATAATATCAGTTGCAAATATGTATTATAAATCTGGTCAAAATACTAATTCCACTGAAGAATACATGAAAACTTATAATATCTTTCTTAAAGGTGATATAGCATATGAAGGACATAAAAGTAAAAACTTTTCTTATGGGCGCTTTGTCGAAAATGACATAGGAAATGGAATTGTATCTCATGTATTTGATGTTTTCCGACCTAAAGCCAAATATGATTTGTACTTTTGGAAATACCTAATAAATAATGAGAATATTATGGGATATATTTTGAGAAAAGTGACTACTAAGGCAACGATGATGAATAATTTAGTTGCTAAGGATTTCTTAAAGCAAAAAATAAAGACACCTGATTATAAAGAGCAGGAAAATATTGGAGCCCTTTTAAAACAATTAGACAATTTTACAGAGCTCCAAGAGGATAGATTATTAATCTTGAAAAAAACAAAAAAATATTATCTTCAAAAATTATTTATTTAA
- a CDS encoding zinc ribbon domain-containing protein, translated as MDKLDFCPNCGNHLDSGGEFCPNCGFNLKKYESENKSISKTNIDKRKIPVKNYDIKYHSIESDTQLDKKNVPNHSKKRKVGFILISIVAILLVAGYFGGKVYYGENYQAQRLREEVTSGTSSKMKAALVDSDGKQLTTGNISALRRLYLKDSSMIRQIESQINVNQSNKVFSLKKTGKYLMFFPKYKVMIKNQSLNINTNIDNPTFFIDGKSVPTKSENGKYKISNLMPGFYDVKVENSKESNETKTKQVVIGIDNDDKSVEFEAKKVEKPAKVITKIIHEKDEDNTTSNVNDTLVADSKEPSTISSKDSLIGEYTGNPNLTLYPNGTYELGDKNGTYDILEDDNGHVKIRYNQNNGGSIVESYYYSDGELRSSKYNQSWYKK; from the coding sequence ATGGATAAATTGGATTTTTGTCCTAATTGTGGTAATCATTTAGATTCAGGAGGTGAATTTTGTCCTAACTGTGGTTTTAATTTAAAGAAATATGAGAGTGAAAATAAAAGCATTAGTAAAACTAATATCGACAAAAGAAAAATACCAGTTAAAAATTATGATATAAAGTATCATTCAATTGAGAGTGATACTCAGCTAGATAAAAAGAATGTACCCAATCATTCAAAAAAAAGAAAGGTAGGGTTTATTTTAATAAGTATCGTTGCAATATTATTGGTTGCAGGTTATTTTGGTGGCAAAGTGTATTACGGTGAGAATTACCAAGCACAAAGATTACGGGAAGAGGTAACCAGTGGGACGTCTTCTAAAATGAAAGCCGCTTTAGTCGATAGTGATGGAAAGCAATTAACTACTGGTAATATCAGTGCTTTGAGACGGTTATATTTAAAGGACAGCAGTATGATTCGACAAATCGAGTCACAAATAAATGTTAACCAAAGTAATAAGGTATTTAGTCTGAAAAAAACCGGTAAGTATTTGATGTTTTTTCCAAAGTATAAAGTGATGATAAAAAATCAATCCTTAAATATTAATACCAATATAGATAATCCCACATTCTTTATTGATGGTAAGAGTGTTCCTACTAAATCTGAAAATGGTAAATATAAAATTTCCAATCTTATGCCAGGCTTTTATGATGTTAAAGTAGAAAACTCCAAAGAGAGTAATGAAACCAAAACCAAACAAGTCGTTATAGGCATCGATAATGATGATAAATCCGTTGAATTTGAGGCTAAAAAGGTTGAGAAACCAGCAAAGGTAATAACTAAGATTATTCATGAAAAAGATGAGGATAATACAACGTCCAACGTAAATGATACTTTAGTTGCCGATTCAAAAGAACCTTCTACAATTTCTTCTAAAGACTCTTTGATTGGTGAATATACAGGTAATCCTAATCTGACTTTGTACCCGAATGGTACGTATGAATTAGGGGATAAAAATGGAACATATGATATTCTTGAGGATGATAATGGACATGTGAAAATAAGATATAATCAGAATAATGGTGGCTCGATTGTAGAATCCTATTACTATTCTGATGGTGAGTTACGATCTTCTAAATACAATCAAAGTTGGTATAAAAAATAA
- a CDS encoding LytTR family DNA-binding domain-containing protein, producing the protein MKIRLDISPDYQEKEVVIKAAQKDDEVQQIMDSIKDVAEKFNHLSGYIGETVYSLALKDILFFETNDRNVYAHTTNNAFLIHYRLYELEENLPDNFLRISKSSILNVDEILSLSRSVTGNLVEFKNTYKQVYVSRRFLHELKDKLKQRKF; encoded by the coding sequence GTGAAGATAAGATTAGATATTTCACCTGATTATCAGGAAAAAGAAGTTGTCATCAAAGCCGCTCAAAAGGACGATGAAGTGCAACAGATTATGGACAGTATTAAAGATGTTGCTGAAAAATTTAATCATCTCAGTGGCTATATAGGTGAAACGGTTTATTCGTTGGCATTAAAGGATATTTTGTTCTTTGAAACCAATGACCGTAACGTCTATGCTCACACGACCAACAATGCCTTTCTAATTCATTATCGGTTGTATGAGCTGGAGGAGAATTTGCCTGATAATTTCTTACGGATTTCTAAGTCATCAATTTTGAACGTTGATGAAATTTTATCATTATCCAGATCAGTGACTGGTAACCTAGTTGAATTCAAAAATACTTATAAACAAGTGTACGTTTCACGGCGATTTCTACATGAGTTAAAAGATAAATTAAAGCAAAGGAAGTTTTGA
- a CDS encoding LiaF transmembrane domain-containing protein, with amino-acid sequence MRNRNGIFWGIFLVLSAAILVVSQMHLITYSFSFWTVAVTIFLAAVLIKSLVYFSIPGTVFSLAFLAILYAKPLGITAIVPWTLLGAALLVSIGLSMIFRPLIAKHHPWMNYSKGYTRGHHGPFVQMDYTAKPDVKTVNDPDVNVYVKMGSSIRYVKSEDFNSADINVSMGDAKVYFDNVKIKDSATINVDVSFGGAELFVPSDWIIRQGIDTNMGTITEVGNVRTDEDSPEITITGRVSVGSLKINYI; translated from the coding sequence ATGAGAAATAGAAATGGAATTTTCTGGGGTATTTTTCTAGTGTTGAGTGCGGCAATTTTAGTTGTCAGCCAGATGCACCTGATTACATACTCGTTTAGTTTTTGGACAGTAGCTGTAACAATTTTCTTAGCAGCTGTTTTGATTAAAAGTTTAGTTTACTTTTCAATTCCCGGTACAGTGTTCTCGTTGGCATTTCTAGCAATATTGTATGCTAAACCTTTGGGAATTACGGCAATTGTTCCTTGGACGCTTTTGGGAGCAGCATTGTTAGTTTCAATCGGTTTGTCGATGATTTTTCGACCATTGATTGCCAAACATCACCCTTGGATGAATTATAGTAAAGGTTACACAAGAGGACACCATGGTCCTTTTGTCCAAATGGATTACACGGCGAAACCCGATGTGAAGACCGTTAATGATCCAGATGTAAATGTTTATGTAAAAATGGGTAGCAGTATCCGTTATGTTAAATCGGAAGACTTTAATTCAGCTGATATTAATGTTTCGATGGGAGATGCTAAAGTTTATTTTGATAATGTAAAAATTAAAGATAGTGCCACAATTAATGTCGACGTTTCGTTTGGTGGGGCAGAGTTGTTCGTACCAAGTGACTGGATTATCCGTCAAGGAATCGATACTAATATGGGAACTATTACTGAAGTCGGTAATGTTAGAACTGATGAAGATAGTCCAGAGATTACGATTACTGGTCGAGTTTCGGTTGGAAGTTTGAAGATTAATTATATTTAG
- the asnA gene encoding aspartate--ammonia ligase produces MDLIIPKDYDPKLSVKETQKAIQYIRETFQDEFGKELNLSRLSAPMMVEKGTGLNDNLNGVESPVSFTMKGMPGETIEIVHSLAKWKRLALKRYHFDMHEGIYTNMNAIRKDEDLDNIHSIYVDQWDWEKIIAKDERTTETLESTVRQIFKVIKHMEHEVWYKFPKAVHHLPDEIHFVTTQELEDRWPDKTPKERENAICKELGCVFLMQIGGPMKSGKRHDGRAPDYDDWKLNGDILFWYEPLQKALEISSMGIRVSEESMREQLKMAHAEDRASLPFHKQLLNGELPYTIGGGIGQSRLCMLLLGKAHVGEVQAAVWPEDLRKKCDENGIHLL; encoded by the coding sequence ATGGACTTAATTATACCTAAGGACTACGATCCAAAACTATCAGTTAAAGAAACACAAAAAGCTATTCAATACATTCGTGAAACATTCCAAGACGAATTTGGTAAAGAATTGAATTTATCACGTCTATCAGCACCAATGATGGTCGAAAAAGGTACTGGTCTTAATGATAACCTTAACGGTGTCGAATCACCTGTTTCCTTTACTATGAAAGGTATGCCCGGTGAAACAATTGAAATCGTTCACTCATTGGCTAAATGGAAACGTCTAGCTTTGAAACGTTATCACTTTGACATGCACGAAGGTATTTACACTAACATGAACGCTATCAGAAAAGATGAGGATCTTGATAACATTCACTCAATCTACGTTGACCAATGGGATTGGGAAAAAATCATTGCTAAAGATGAACGTACAACTGAAACTTTGGAAAGCACCGTTCGTCAAATTTTCAAAGTTATCAAGCATATGGAACACGAAGTTTGGTACAAATTCCCTAAGGCTGTCCACCATTTGCCTGACGAAATTCACTTTGTTACAACTCAAGAACTTGAAGACCGCTGGCCTGACAAGACACCTAAGGAACGTGAAAATGCCATCTGTAAAGAACTCGGCTGTGTATTCTTAATGCAAATTGGTGGACCTATGAAGAGTGGTAAGCGTCACGACGGCCGTGCCCCTGATTACGACGACTGGAAATTAAACGGTGACATCTTATTCTGGTACGAACCTTTACAAAAGGCTTTGGAAATCTCAAGTATGGGTATCCGTGTCAGCGAAGAATCAATGAGAGAACAATTGAAGATGGCTCATGCCGAAGATCGTGCCTCATTGCCTTTCCACAAACAATTGTTGAACGGTGAACTACCATACACAATCGGTGGTGGTATCGGACAATCACGTCTATGTATGTTATTGCTCGGCAAAGCTCACGTTGGTGAAGTTCAAGCTGCTGTTTGGCCTGAAGACCTACGTAAGAAATGTGACGAAAATGGCATTCACTTACTATAA
- a CDS encoding Bax inhibitor-1/YccA family protein, protein MQSVDKVRTSGLARFTSLVYLYTGLGIALWTISAQLIANNKALSMAIFQGMAQHRIISMILMIGIPIAFISLCSRLATRSYFLTFLSYIGFIVTLSVIGVPVFYLYSARSIVQTLAVTAGAFVVSAVIGFITKKDLTSWSRTLFTALIAVIVVELLNGLIFHSSAMMMITSAVIIVLFLFYIAFDSQNIKRIYQNYSDSESLGAIALVASVNLVLDFINLFMSIIQIFGNNN, encoded by the coding sequence ATGCAATCTGTAGATAAAGTCAGAACTTCTGGTTTAGCAAGATTCACATCCCTAGTTTATCTCTATACAGGATTGGGAATCGCCCTATGGACCATTAGTGCACAATTAATCGCAAATAACAAAGCCCTTTCAATGGCAATCTTCCAAGGAATGGCACAACATCGTATCATTTCAATGATTTTGATGATTGGTATTCCAATTGCTTTCATTAGTTTATGTAGTCGCTTAGCTACGAGGTCGTATTTCCTAACATTCTTGAGTTACATTGGATTTATCGTTACCTTATCAGTTATCGGCGTGCCTGTCTTCTACCTATATTCAGCTAGAAGCATCGTTCAAACATTGGCAGTTACAGCCGGTGCTTTCGTCGTTTCAGCCGTAATTGGTTTCATTACTAAGAAAGATTTAACATCTTGGAGTAGAACTTTATTTACAGCTTTAATTGCTGTTATCGTTGTCGAATTGCTAAACGGTTTGATTTTCCACAGCTCAGCAATGATGATGATCACCAGCGCCGTAATTATTGTTTTGTTCCTATTCTACATTGCCTTTGATTCACAAAATATCAAGCGTATTTACCAAAATTACTCAGACTCAGAAAGCTTGGGTGCTATCGCCTTAGTTGCCTCAGTTAACTTAGTTCTTGATTTCATTAACTTGTTCATGAGTATCATTCAAATTTTTGGTAATAATAACTAG